A DNA window from Streptococcus sp. LPB0220 contains the following coding sequences:
- a CDS encoding AAA family ATPase, whose protein sequence is MKKERIALVFGTFAPLHQGHIDLIQRAKRQCDRVRVIVSGYEGDRGEEVGLTLQKRFRYIREAFSNDELTQVYKLDETELPRYPLGWEPWLQTALNTIQYQTETEELIFYVGEKAYKEELEARGFEVHLEERRFGISATMIRENPSKYWKYIAQPFRRQFTKKVLIMGSASNGKTTLAKDLARFYDAPVSLEYAREYQIKNNVRDDELTPKDYYYLLLGQYDQTSKLIDSSANRGLVIADTNSLVTKGYYDYYMEVEGQDTSMTDTFDNLFVSILSKEKWDLILFVQPIGSYVNDGFRDMTMADEEIRTSFSNYLDQLRQQYLGNIPTTFLASDYLGNYEEAKKVIDAIYQAD, encoded by the coding sequence ATGAAAAAAGAAAGAATTGCCCTGGTTTTTGGAACCTTTGCGCCTCTTCATCAAGGGCATATTGACCTGATCCAGCGGGCCAAGCGTCAGTGTGATCGCGTTCGTGTCATTGTATCTGGTTATGAAGGGGATCGTGGTGAAGAAGTGGGACTGACCTTACAAAAACGCTTCCGTTATATCCGTGAAGCCTTCTCAAATGATGAGTTGACCCAAGTCTATAAGTTAGATGAGACAGAACTTCCTCGTTATCCCTTGGGCTGGGAGCCTTGGTTACAGACAGCCCTAAACACCATCCAGTATCAAACAGAGACAGAAGAGTTGATCTTTTATGTAGGGGAGAAAGCCTACAAGGAAGAGTTGGAAGCTAGAGGGTTTGAAGTTCACTTAGAAGAGCGTCGCTTCGGGATCTCTGCTACCATGATCCGGGAAAATCCCAGCAAATACTGGAAATACATTGCCCAGCCCTTCCGTCGCCAGTTCACGAAAAAAGTCTTGATCATGGGGAGCGCCAGCAACGGGAAAACGACCCTTGCAAAGGACTTGGCTCGCTTTTACGATGCACCTGTTAGTCTTGAGTATGCCCGTGAATACCAGATCAAGAACAATGTGCGGGATGATGAACTCACGCCAAAAGATTACTATTACCTACTCTTAGGACAGTATGATCAAACCTCTAAGCTCATCGATAGTAGTGCCAATCGAGGCCTTGTCATCGCCGATACCAATTCCCTGGTAACCAAGGGTTATTACGACTACTACATGGAAGTCGAAGGTCAGGATACCAGCATGACTGATACCTTTGACAACCTCTTTGTCAGTATTCTCTCCAAAGAAAAATGGGATTTGATCCTCTTTGTCCAGCCGATCGGTTCCTATGTCAATGATGGTTTCCGAGACATGACCATGGCTGACGAAGAGATCCGCACCAGCTTTTCAAATTACCTGGACCAATTGCGCCAGCAATACCTAGGAAACATTCCGACCACTTTCCTCGCATCAGACTACCTCGGCAACTACGAAGAAGCCAAGAAGGTGATCGATGCCATTTACCAAGCCGACTAA
- the tadA gene encoding tRNA adenosine(34) deaminase TadA, which produces MDYTIEEKAMFMREALKEAEIALANDEIPIGCVLVKDGQIIGRGHNAREELQRAVMHAEIMAIEEANQRENSWRLLDTTLFVTIEPCVMCSGAIGLARIPQVIYGATNQKFGGAGSLYDILADERLNHRVEVETGILEAECAAIMQTFFRQGRERKKQAKLAAKAETQE; this is translated from the coding sequence ATGGACTACACGATAGAGGAAAAAGCGATGTTTATGAGGGAAGCCCTGAAGGAGGCGGAGATTGCCCTCGCCAATGATGAAATACCGATTGGCTGTGTCTTGGTCAAGGATGGTCAGATTATCGGGCGTGGACATAATGCGCGTGAGGAGCTGCAGCGGGCGGTCATGCATGCGGAAATCATGGCGATCGAGGAGGCCAATCAGCGTGAAAATAGCTGGCGCCTGCTGGATACGACGCTTTTTGTCACGATTGAGCCCTGTGTCATGTGTAGTGGTGCCATTGGTCTAGCTCGGATTCCCCAGGTGATTTACGGGGCGACCAATCAGAAGTTCGGTGGAGCAGGTAGTCTCTACGACATTTTGGCAGATGAACGCCTCAATCACCGAGTCGAAGTAGAAACAGGAATCTTGGAAGCAGAATGTGCAGCCATCATGCAGACCTTCTTCCGCCAAGGTCGAGAACGAAAAAAACAAGCCAAACTCGCAGCCAAGGCCGAAACACAAGAATAA
- a CDS encoding YoaK family protein — translation MEEKIILPQNTRLMGALLGFIGGGLDVFCHMHYRSLVATQTGNLLLLIADWHDPRVENTIMRFSSILFFSIGFLVALHIKEYRKTAFWRTKMLIPLFVVTLLIPLVSVIPPVEVPFIAFGTGMMMLTFTGSLIETHPYVIFMTSGNYRKMLTALYRITRGKGDLDEYRRQAMNYGIVVGSFIAGAISVAILMHFIHQWAIWLITVNLFLIMTYYTARVKQLGLQTDNL, via the coding sequence ATGGAAGAAAAAATAATTTTACCACAAAATACACGACTGATGGGGGCTCTGCTTGGTTTTATCGGAGGGGGCCTCGATGTTTTTTGCCACATGCACTACCGGAGTTTGGTCGCGACCCAAACGGGGAACCTCCTGCTTCTCATCGCTGATTGGCACGATCCCCGTGTCGAAAATACCATCATGCGTTTTTCATCTATTCTATTTTTCTCGATCGGCTTTTTGGTTGCACTCCATATCAAAGAGTATCGCAAGACAGCCTTTTGGCGGACCAAGATGTTGATTCCTTTGTTTGTGGTAACACTCCTGATTCCCTTGGTGTCTGTCATACCACCTGTAGAAGTTCCCTTTATTGCTTTTGGAACAGGGATGATGATGTTGACCTTTACAGGGAGCTTGATTGAAACCCATCCTTACGTGATCTTTATGACTTCCGGAAATTACCGCAAGATGCTGACGGCCTTGTACCGAATCACTCGAGGAAAGGGAGATTTGGACGAGTATCGCAGACAAGCGATGAATTACGGGATTGTCGTTGGAAGCTTTATTGCGGGAGCTATTAGCGTAGCCATTCTCATGCATTTCATTCACCAATGGGCCATCTGGCTGATCACAGTGAACCTCTTTTTGATCATGACCTACTACACCGCCAGAGTCAAACAACTCGGCCTGCAAACAGACAATCTATAA
- a CDS encoding HAD family hydrolase has protein sequence MYQTILFDLDGTLTNSELGITNSVAYALGKYGIQVPDKKALRVFIGPPLQESFERFYGFSKEECLKAIDYYHEYFSEKGLYENEVYLGVPDLLASLKQAGKQLIVATSKPEEFSIQILKHFGLYDYFDFVAGATMDRKRSKKSDVIQYALEQNGITDLAHTIMIGDREHDVLGAQAQKLDSIGVLYGFGSREELEEAGATYIAQEVGEIAAFIG, from the coding sequence ATGTATCAAACGATTTTATTTGACCTAGACGGCACCTTGACCAATTCAGAACTAGGGATTACCAACTCGGTGGCCTATGCCTTAGGAAAATATGGGATTCAAGTGCCAGACAAGAAAGCATTGAGAGTTTTCATCGGTCCGCCCTTGCAGGAGTCTTTTGAGCGCTTTTATGGATTTTCTAAGGAAGAATGTTTAAAGGCCATTGACTACTATCATGAGTATTTTTCCGAAAAAGGCCTTTATGAAAATGAGGTCTATCTAGGCGTTCCTGACTTGCTGGCTTCTCTCAAGCAGGCTGGCAAACAGTTGATTGTAGCTACGTCAAAGCCTGAAGAATTTTCCATTCAAATTCTCAAACACTTTGGTTTGTATGATTATTTTGACTTTGTCGCTGGTGCGACCATGGATAGAAAACGTAGTAAAAAAAGCGATGTTATCCAGTATGCCTTGGAGCAAAATGGGATTACAGATTTGGCGCATACCATCATGATTGGAGACAGGGAGCACGATGTGCTTGGCGCTCAAGCGCAAAAGCTTGATTCTATCGGTGTCCTTTATGGCTTTGGAAGCAGGGAAGAATTGGAAGAAGCCGGCGCCACCTATATTGCTCAAGAAGTTGGCGAAATTGCAGCTTTTATAGGATAA
- a CDS encoding ATP-binding cassette domain-containing protein, giving the protein MRNIYKYIDKKYLFPIFLGRIVNSGLVLAQPLILTKALKLDQDGLSYGKILNFVLFGLSVYLVIYSLMLFSNHSHNIFRREINKSVRALLFKKVILNPKFSNDEKVSLLTQDMEYVGDNYLENINVMVSWGFVALVTAIYIVSQNFLLGLIFVIFTIMRPIPQFIMNRRLQDSGDSWSKLRTKLHGFVSDSMQGSQTLRINQAMRLNEERVNDLNGEYQKAIQRFCFTHNIIFFFNGFMVFFSQVVPLALGFYLSLQGNSISITSLISMYVAAGMLVEPIQTLMYSAANLQGALPTANRLFKIIEEEPDFEETKDQFVENLESLRLNHISKSFAERQLFSDLTATISVGQKVLIKGPSGSGKTTLFRLILGEEVCDEGDIFVQYDGNQITSHFQGNIGLISQHPFLFNDTIRYNLTFGQPFQDHELLEVLDRVGLIDEFQDILNVEIHNNGENISGGQRVRLELARFLLREKDILLADEVTSALDEKNSRLVRDLIFSLPITVLEIAHHIDEEERYDQILELRKG; this is encoded by the coding sequence ATGAGAAATATTTATAAGTACATTGATAAGAAGTATCTTTTTCCTATTTTTTTAGGGCGTATTGTGAATAGTGGTTTGGTGTTGGCGCAACCTCTGATTTTAACGAAGGCCTTGAAGTTAGATCAAGACGGCCTTTCTTATGGAAAAATTCTCAATTTTGTTTTATTTGGTTTGTCTGTCTATCTTGTTATTTATAGTCTGATGCTGTTTTCAAACCATTCGCACAATATATTCCGAAGAGAAATCAACAAAAGTGTCCGTGCCCTTTTATTTAAGAAAGTCATATTGAATCCTAAATTTTCCAATGATGAAAAAGTTAGTCTGCTAACTCAAGATATGGAATATGTGGGCGATAATTATTTGGAAAATATAAATGTTATGGTGAGTTGGGGATTTGTCGCCCTTGTTACAGCCATTTATATTGTTTCACAAAATTTTCTCTTAGGACTTATTTTTGTCATTTTTACGATTATGAGACCTATTCCTCAGTTCATCATGAATCGTCGTTTACAAGATTCGGGAGACAGCTGGTCCAAGCTTAGAACGAAATTACATGGGTTTGTCTCGGATAGTATGCAAGGCAGCCAAACCTTACGGATTAATCAGGCCATGAGGCTGAATGAAGAGCGCGTGAATGATTTAAACGGAGAATATCAAAAAGCCATCCAAAGATTTTGTTTCACACATAATATTATTTTTTTCTTTAATGGATTTATGGTCTTTTTTAGTCAGGTTGTTCCTCTTGCTTTAGGCTTTTATTTGAGTTTACAGGGAAATTCTATTTCTATTACAAGCCTCATCTCTATGTATGTTGCTGCGGGGATGCTGGTAGAACCGATCCAAACTCTGATGTACAGTGCAGCCAATCTCCAAGGTGCCTTGCCGACTGCGAACCGCCTGTTTAAGATTATCGAGGAAGAACCTGATTTCGAAGAGACAAAGGATCAATTTGTTGAAAATCTCGAATCGTTGCGCTTAAATCATATTTCAAAAAGTTTTGCTGAACGTCAGCTTTTTTCTGATTTGACGGCGACGATTTCAGTAGGTCAGAAGGTCTTAATCAAAGGACCGAGCGGGTCTGGAAAGACGACTCTTTTTCGCTTGATTTTAGGAGAAGAAGTATGTGATGAGGGTGACATTTTCGTTCAGTATGATGGAAATCAAATAACGAGTCATTTCCAAGGGAATATCGGTTTAATTAGCCAGCATCCCTTCCTGTTTAACGATACTATCCGCTATAATCTAACTTTTGGTCAGCCTTTTCAGGACCATGAATTATTGGAGGTATTGGACCGAGTTGGCTTAATAGATGAATTTCAGGATATTTTGAATGTAGAAATTCATAATAATGGTGAAAACATTTCAGGAGGTCAGCGTGTCAGATTAGAGTTGGCTCGTTTTCTCTTACGCGAGAAGGATATTTTATTAGCGGACGAAGTGACATCAGCTTTGGACGAAAAAAATAGTCGTCTGGTTAGAGACCTAATCTTTTCTTTGCCGATCACGGTACTAGAAATAGCCCATCATATTGATGAAGAAGAGCGCTATGACCAAATCCTTGAGTTACGTAAAGGATGA
- the dusB gene encoding tRNA dihydrouridine synthase DusB has protein sequence MTNLNTPFMIGDVEIPNRTVLAPMAGVTNSAFRTIAKELGAGLVVMEMVSDKGIQYNNEKTLHMLHIDEGENPVSIQLFGSDEDSLARAAEFIQENTKTDIVDINMGCPVNKIVKNEAGAMWLKDPDKIYSIINKVQSVLDIPLTVKMRTGWSDPSLAVENALAAEAAGVSALAMHGRTREQMYTGHADLETLHKVAQALTKIPFIANGDIRTVQDAKQRIEEVGADAVMIGRAAMGNPYLFNQINHYFETGEILPDLTFEDKMKIAYEHLKRLIDLKGEHIAVREFRGLAPHYLRGTSGAAKLRGAISQASTLAEIEELLQLKA, from the coding sequence GTGACAAATCTTAATACGCCATTTATGATCGGGGATGTCGAAATCCCTAACCGTACTGTCCTAGCCCCAATGGCTGGAGTGACCAACTCGGCTTTCCGGACCATTGCCAAAGAACTGGGAGCAGGGCTCGTTGTGATGGAAATGGTCTCTGACAAGGGAATCCAGTACAACAATGAAAAGACGCTTCACATGCTCCATATCGATGAAGGAGAAAATCCTGTATCGATCCAACTCTTTGGAAGTGACGAAGATAGCCTCGCACGCGCAGCTGAATTTATCCAAGAAAATACCAAGACCGATATCGTCGATATCAACATGGGTTGCCCGGTGAATAAGATCGTGAAAAACGAAGCGGGTGCCATGTGGCTCAAGGACCCCGACAAGATCTACTCCATCATCAATAAGGTTCAATCCGTCCTTGATATCCCCCTCACTGTTAAAATGCGGACGGGTTGGTCGGACCCTTCTCTAGCAGTTGAAAATGCGCTCGCTGCTGAAGCCGCGGGTGTCTCTGCCCTCGCCATGCATGGACGAACTCGGGAGCAAATGTATACGGGTCATGCGGACCTTGAGACCCTTCACAAGGTTGCACAGGCCCTAACTAAGATTCCATTTATCGCAAACGGAGATATCCGTACGGTTCAAGACGCCAAACAACGGATCGAAGAAGTCGGTGCTGATGCGGTCATGATTGGTCGCGCTGCTATGGGCAATCCTTATCTCTTCAACCAAATCAATCACTACTTTGAAACAGGAGAAATCCTGCCTGATTTGACTTTTGAAGACAAGATGAAGATTGCTTACGAACACTTGAAACGCTTGATCGATCTCAAAGGTGAGCACATTGCCGTTCGTGAATTCCGTGGCCTCGCTCCTCACTACCTCCGTGGTACCTCAGGTGCAGCCAAACTCCGCGGAGCCATCTCTCAAGCCAGTACCCTTGCTGAAATTGAAGAACTCTTACAATTAAAAGCATAG
- the hslO gene encoding Hsp33 family molecular chaperone HslO produces the protein MDKIIKTISESGAFRAYVLDSTETVRTAQEKHHTQASSTVALGRTLIASQILAANEKGETKITVKVLGTSSLGAIITVADTKGNVKGYVQNPGVDIKKTATGEVLVGPFVGNGEFLVITDYGTGNPYNSMTPLVTGEIGEDLAFYLTESQQTPSAVGLNVLLDDEDKVKVAGGFLLQVLPNAKEEEIARFEKRIQEMPAISTLLESEDHIEALLAAIYGDEPFKRLSEEGLRFQCDCSRERFLNALASLPASDLKEMKDEDHGAEITCQFCQTHYHFDENDLEELIRDKS, from the coding sequence ATGGACAAAATTATTAAAACTATCTCAGAAAGTGGTGCTTTTCGTGCTTATGTACTAGACAGTACAGAAACTGTACGAACAGCCCAAGAAAAACATCATACACAAGCTAGCTCCACGGTCGCACTTGGCCGTACCCTCATTGCCAGCCAAATCTTGGCGGCAAACGAGAAAGGAGAAACTAAAATTACGGTCAAAGTCCTTGGGACTAGCTCACTCGGAGCTATCATCACCGTGGCAGATACCAAGGGAAATGTGAAAGGCTACGTGCAGAATCCTGGAGTGGATATCAAGAAAACCGCGACCGGTGAAGTTCTGGTCGGACCATTTGTCGGAAACGGAGAATTCTTGGTCATCACAGATTATGGTACGGGAAATCCTTATAACTCCATGACCCCTCTTGTAACCGGTGAAATCGGAGAAGACCTGGCCTTTTATCTGACAGAAAGCCAACAAACACCATCTGCAGTTGGACTCAATGTTCTGTTGGATGACGAAGATAAGGTTAAAGTGGCGGGTGGCTTCTTGCTCCAGGTCTTGCCAAATGCCAAGGAAGAAGAAATCGCGCGCTTTGAAAAACGCATCCAAGAAATGCCTGCCATCTCCACACTTTTGGAATCTGAAGACCATATTGAAGCTCTTCTTGCCGCTATCTATGGGGATGAACCTTTCAAACGCCTCTCTGAAGAAGGACTTCGCTTCCAGTGCGACTGCAGCCGTGAGCGTTTCTTGAACGCTTTAGCAAGTCTGCCAGCTAGTGATCTAAAAGAGATGAAAGACGAAGATCACGGTGCAGAGATTACCTGCCAATTTTGCCAAACCCACTACCACTTTGACGAAAATGACTTGGAGGAACTCATTCGTGACAAATCTTAA
- a CDS encoding NUDIX domain-containing protein: protein MASLSIPAGMTEKEYFETAASEADFLKWYKEQDLPTYETPSVTADMVAYCFVEGQLKLLAIRRKAHPYQHRLALVGGFVNKDEDATHACIREVKEEVGLDLPVNKVEQLMTVSTPGRDPRGWVITIAHLVYLPAEAVDLAHAGDDAKEVVFLDVDFKKSQCLLDGESLAASDFAFDHYQIIQESIKRIQGRLDWNPTFLYLLEEPFTVYEATELVNLINPGRPIVSNNFLVKFGEFVEEVGVKRVPKKKPRKTYRLKQ from the coding sequence ATGGCAAGTCTCTCAATTCCAGCAGGAATGACGGAGAAAGAGTATTTTGAGACGGCCGCTAGTGAAGCAGACTTTCTCAAGTGGTACAAGGAGCAAGACCTGCCGACTTATGAAACTCCAAGTGTCACAGCGGACATGGTAGCTTACTGTTTTGTTGAAGGCCAGCTCAAGCTCTTAGCCATTCGCCGCAAGGCCCACCCTTATCAACACCGCCTCGCCTTGGTGGGGGGCTTTGTGAACAAGGATGAAGATGCGACTCATGCCTGTATCCGAGAAGTCAAAGAAGAAGTTGGGCTCGATCTTCCAGTGAATAAGGTGGAACAACTCATGACAGTTTCCACCCCTGGGCGGGACCCCAGAGGCTGGGTCATTACCATTGCCCATCTGGTCTATCTGCCAGCAGAAGCAGTAGACTTAGCTCATGCAGGTGACGATGCCAAGGAAGTCGTTTTTCTCGATGTCGACTTCAAAAAGTCCCAGTGCTTGCTCGATGGAGAATCCTTAGCTGCTTCTGATTTTGCCTTTGACCACTATCAGATTATTCAAGAATCGATCAAGCGGATTCAGGGTCGTCTAGACTGGAATCCAACCTTCCTCTATCTGTTAGAGGAGCCTTTCACCGTTTATGAAGCAACCGAGTTGGTCAATCTGATCAATCCTGGACGCCCCATCGTTAGCAATAACTTCCTCGTAAAATTCGGAGAATTCGTGGAGGAAGTGGGTGTCAAGCGGGTTCCTAAGAAAAAACCACGCAAGACCTATCGCTTAAAACAGTAG
- the pnuC gene encoding nicotinamide riboside transporter PnuC has translation MKNLSEKFATFSQDFRNVHREAKKQGFVNIMKLLWKDLFVGRTAFQWIYLLLLSSVPFFLEWTNRTGQHDWLGLFASWTGIVCVILVAEGRASNYLFGAVNSAIYLVLALNKNFYGEVLTTLYFFIMQPIGLYVWLSNRINDQGKVEESHFEAKKLNLIEWMRYLALCAVIWIGMGFAYQSIHSARPFRDSITDATNGVGQLLMTRLYREQWIFWIATNVFSIYLWWDQSLHIQGMYWVYTLNSLVGWYQWTKALKKEVA, from the coding sequence ATGAAAAACCTATCTGAAAAATTCGCAACTTTTAGCCAAGACTTTAGAAATGTTCACCGAGAAGCGAAAAAGCAAGGCTTTGTCAATATTATGAAACTTCTATGGAAGGACCTTTTTGTAGGACGCACAGCCTTTCAATGGATTTATCTCCTCCTTCTTTCTAGTGTTCCCTTCTTCTTAGAATGGACCAATCGGACAGGACAGCATGATTGGCTGGGACTGTTTGCCTCTTGGACAGGCATTGTCTGCGTCATCCTGGTTGCAGAAGGGCGTGCTAGTAACTACCTTTTTGGAGCAGTGAATTCAGCGATCTACCTCGTTTTAGCCCTCAATAAGAACTTCTACGGGGAAGTTCTGACAACTCTTTATTTCTTCATCATGCAACCGATCGGTCTCTATGTTTGGCTCTCTAATCGGATCAATGATCAAGGTAAGGTCGAAGAATCTCACTTTGAAGCCAAGAAATTGAACTTGATTGAGTGGATGCGCTACTTGGCCTTGTGTGCTGTTATTTGGATTGGTATGGGCTTTGCGTATCAGAGCATCCATAGCGCTCGCCCTTTCCGCGATAGTATCACCGATGCGACCAATGGGGTCGGTCAGCTCCTAATGACTCGCCTTTACCGGGAGCAATGGATCTTCTGGATTGCGACCAACGTCTTTAGTATCTATCTCTGGTGGGATCAGAGCCTTCACATCCAAGGGATGTACTGGGTCTACACGCTGAATAGCCTAGTGGGCTGGTACCAATGGACCAAAGCCCTCAAGAAGGAGGTGGCTTAG
- a CDS encoding radical SAM protein, with translation MNLSRYILKYSTDDGTLYFNTKTNHSFFLTNELNRVVDSNDVIRKEFHAYLDKNKYLSEGEYEVEKYLSKISDTDAELLELTILTHGDCNFRCKYCYEKFENIAMSTETEDAIVQFLKEKLQSGKYKYLSVGWFGGEPLLGYKTIKRLSPVFIDLCEKYQIHYQSAITTNGYLLTKNKFRYLNEKFKVTSYQITLDGDEESHNNQRVLQNGGLSYNRIFDNLKAMQESKFDFICVIRFNVSKDNYQNVKEFLTHDGIYFKDDSRFKISYHTIGNWGKGDRDINYCVTLLDKDASFELSKLAVTSGYHISSPEVVVNNNYTCYSNRKNHFMFNVRGIVQSCTVALYEPQNIFGNINKGFVNYSKLNDWVIRLDASCKECQFVLICKSGYCPMAKRITKTNSRYLCKSVKEKIRKNLALFALSKSYNDILDVD, from the coding sequence ATGAATTTGTCACGATATATATTAAAATATAGTACTGATGATGGTACGTTGTATTTTAATACTAAAACCAATCATTCATTTTTTCTTACGAATGAATTGAATAGAGTAGTCGACAGCAATGATGTGATTAGGAAAGAGTTTCATGCTTATCTTGATAAAAATAAATATTTAAGTGAGGGTGAGTATGAGGTCGAAAAGTATCTATCTAAAATAAGCGATACAGATGCTGAATTATTGGAACTAACAATTTTGACACATGGAGATTGTAATTTTCGGTGTAAGTATTGTTATGAAAAATTTGAAAATATTGCTATGTCAACAGAGACAGAAGATGCCATTGTCCAATTTTTGAAAGAAAAACTTCAGTCCGGGAAGTATAAGTATTTGTCAGTAGGCTGGTTTGGAGGAGAACCACTGTTGGGATATAAAACTATCAAGCGGTTGTCTCCTGTTTTTATAGATTTATGTGAGAAATATCAGATTCATTATCAAAGTGCAATCACTACGAATGGTTATTTATTGACTAAGAATAAGTTTCGATATTTGAATGAAAAATTTAAAGTGACTAGTTACCAGATAACTTTGGATGGAGATGAAGAAAGTCATAATAATCAGAGAGTATTGCAAAACGGTGGGTTGTCGTATAATCGTATATTCGATAATTTGAAAGCAATGCAAGAAAGTAAATTTGATTTTATTTGTGTGATTCGCTTTAATGTAAGTAAAGATAACTATCAAAATGTTAAAGAGTTTTTAACACATGATGGTATCTATTTCAAAGATGATTCCAGATTTAAGATTTCTTATCATACTATTGGAAATTGGGGCAAAGGAGATAGAGATATAAATTACTGCGTTACTTTACTGGATAAAGATGCAAGTTTTGAATTATCTAAGTTAGCTGTAACTTCAGGATATCATATCTCTTCCCCAGAAGTTGTAGTGAATAATAATTATACCTGCTATTCTAATCGAAAAAATCATTTTATGTTTAATGTAAGAGGAATTGTTCAATCATGTACAGTTGCTTTATATGAACCTCAAAATATTTTCGGTAACATTAATAAAGGCTTTGTGAATTACAGTAAACTGAATGATTGGGTTATTCGGCTTGATGCAAGTTGCAAAGAGTGCCAATTTGTTTTAATCTGTAAATCTGGCTATTGTCCGATGGCCAAGCGAATTACGAAGACAAATTCACGCTATCTATGTAAAAGTGTGAAGGAAAAAATTCGTAAAAATTTAGCACTTTTCGCTTTGTCAAAATCTTATAATGACATTTTAGATGTGGACTAG
- a CDS encoding adenylosuccinate synthase: MTSVVVVGTQWGDEGKGKITDFLSANAEVIARYQGGDNAGHTIVIDGKKFKLHLIPSGIFFPEKISVIGNGVVVNPKSLVKELAYLHEEGVTTDSLRISDRAHVILPYHIELDRLQEESKGDNKIGTTIKGIGPAYMDKAARVGIRIADLLDRDVFAERLRINLEEKNRQFTKLYDAEALSFDDIFEEYYEYGQQIKQYVTDTSVILNDALDNGKRVLFEGAQGVMLDIDQGTYPFVTSSNPVAGGVTIGSGVGPSKIDKVVGVCKAYTSRVGDGPFPTELFDEVGDRIREVGHEYGTTTGRPRRVGWFDSVVMRHSRRVSGITNLSLNSIDVLSGLDTVKICVAYDLDGERIDHYPASLEQLKRCKPIYEELPGWSEDITGVRHLDELPENARNYVRRVGELVGVRISTFSVGPDRDQTNILESVWSSL, from the coding sequence ATGACATCAGTTGTTGTAGTAGGAACCCAATGGGGTGATGAAGGAAAAGGGAAGATTACAGACTTCCTATCAGCCAATGCAGAAGTCATTGCTCGCTATCAAGGTGGGGACAATGCCGGGCACACCATCGTAATCGACGGCAAAAAGTTCAAGTTGCACTTGATTCCTTCTGGTATCTTCTTCCCTGAAAAGATCTCTGTCATCGGAAACGGCGTGGTGGTCAACCCTAAATCATTGGTCAAAGAGTTGGCTTATCTTCATGAAGAAGGTGTGACAACGGACAGTTTGCGCATTTCAGACCGTGCCCATGTCATCCTTCCTTACCATATCGAATTGGACCGTCTCCAAGAAGAGTCTAAAGGCGACAACAAAATCGGAACGACCATCAAAGGGATTGGACCAGCCTACATGGACAAGGCTGCGCGTGTGGGAATCCGGATCGCGGACCTTTTGGACCGCGACGTCTTTGCGGAACGTCTTCGTATCAACTTGGAAGAAAAGAACCGTCAATTTACCAAACTCTATGATGCAGAGGCTCTGTCATTTGACGATATCTTCGAAGAATACTATGAATATGGTCAACAAATCAAGCAATATGTAACCGATACTTCTGTTATCTTGAACGATGCTTTGGATAACGGCAAGCGCGTGCTCTTTGAAGGAGCCCAAGGGGTTATGTTGGATATCGACCAAGGAACCTATCCATTTGTAACCTCTTCAAACCCAGTCGCAGGTGGGGTGACCATCGGATCAGGTGTCGGCCCAAGCAAGATCGACAAGGTTGTCGGTGTATGTAAAGCCTATACCAGCCGTGTTGGTGATGGCCCATTCCCTACGGAACTCTTCGATGAAGTGGGTGATCGGATCCGTGAAGTCGGCCATGAGTATGGGACAACAACCGGTCGTCCTCGTCGTGTTGGTTGGTTTGACTCAGTTGTCATGCGCCATAGCCGTCGCGTGTCAGGAATTACCAACCTTAGCTTGAACTCGATCGACGTTCTGTCCGGCTTGGATACAGTGAAAATCTGTGTAGCCTACGACTTGGATGGGGAACGCATCGACCACTACCCAGCAAGCTTGGAGCAACTCAAACGTTGCAAACCAATCTATGAAGAATTACCAGGCTGGTCAGAAGACATCACAGGTGTCCGCCACTTGGATGAGCTTCCAGAAAATGCCCGCAACTATGTCCGCCGTGTCGGTGAATTAGTTGGTGTGCGCATTTCAACCTTCTCAGTCGGACCAGATCGTGACCAAACCAATATCCTTGAAAGTGTGTGGTCTAGTTTATAA